A region of Carassius gibelio isolate Cgi1373 ecotype wild population from Czech Republic chromosome B11, carGib1.2-hapl.c, whole genome shotgun sequence DNA encodes the following proteins:
- the LOC127968411 gene encoding leiomodin-1-like encodes MNRFFFKREISENHQNSFNKTLHQSVSLLNATMSRRKVRGLTKTGRQVSEDPDLDSLLSNLSPEEMEELQKEVSVVPDPDPSEIIVVDQTDFKPTAPVKKESQLSSQTDDFRSRFQRNLSTEGEPKKESRKQEYLRKMGLSQEKNTSASDSKDGGLQRTPSTSSFSKRDGRMEDRTCKVTEGSKDDKFGPSDLSRKDEESEKKVEVKDQNDRSKFKDRREMRESSSSKTKELISKLQEKKEDSKEKNKKEDSWKRESGESRAKEMISRMKEKQEKEMERKEEFRKREENKTRGYSSRIEEKQNQVLEDKLKETKKDNEENKIRRLSEKVKESPLLEVKGLPENTEKEPQKAVRKTQEFTEKSIIDKETEDVQKKNEIVKEVNEPIKEEKIGNGVSDTISKCKTTEEEEEDESTSMFDEDLERVCCNDPSMTDLNVNNSEVIKTKTLIQFSEALKNNTHIKVFSLANCRADDHVAYAIAETLRNNKSITSINLDSNLLTSKGVMALIRALQHNSTLTELRFHNQRHIIGGKSEMEMTKILKENTTLLKLGYHFELAGPRMTMTNILSRNMDRQRQKRLQEQKQAQAQGTGDKKDSLEVPKPGFGKSSPRASPRPSPIPSPIPSPAPSPKLTHKKRLSGFGGGQPPPPPPGGPPPPGGPPPPPPPMLDGDFLKNSLTPVSQRKLDNRSGGRGGAQNSRDQLLASIRGTNIRKLKKVALPKLLQ; translated from the exons atgaatagattttttttcaaacGGGAAATAAGTGAAAATCACCAGAATAGCTTCAACAAAACTTTACATCAGTCTGTGTCACTACTGAACGCAACTATGTCCCGGAGGAAAGTGAGGGGACTCACGAAAACCGGACGACAGGTGAGCGAGGATCCGGACCTCGACAGTTTGCTGTCAAACCTGTCGCCCGAGGAAATGGAGGAGCTGCAGAAAGAGGTTTCTGTCGTTCCCGATCCAGATCCGAGTGAAATCATCGTTGTGGACCAAACAGATTTTAAACCAACCGCGCCAGTTAAAAAGGAATCACAGCTGAGCAGCCAGACCGATGACTTCAGATCCCGCTTCCAGAGAAACCTTTCAACTGAG GGAGAGCCGAAGAAGGAGAGCCGGAAGCAAGAGTACCTGCGTAAGATGGGCCTAAGCCAAGAGAAGAATACCTCCGCATCTGATAGCAAAGATGGGGGACTTCAAAGGACCCCTTCCACCTCTTCCTTCTCTAAACGTGATGGTAGAATGGAGGACAGGACCTGCAAAGTCACAGAGGGCAGCAAAGATGACAAATTTGGCCCATCTGACCTTTCTAGGAAGGACGAGGAGAGTGAGAAGAAAGTAGAGGTGAAGGATCAAAATGATAGGAGTAAATTCAAAGATAGACGAGAGATGAGAGAAAGTAGTAGCAGCAAAACCAAAGAATTAATATCCAAGCTTCAGGAGAAGAAGGAGGAtagtaaagagaaaaataaaaaggaagaCAGTTGGAAAAGGGAATCTGGGGAAAGTAGAGCAAAGGAGATGATTTCAAGGATGAAGGAGAAACAGGAGAAGGAAATGGAGAGAAAGGAAGAGTTTAGGAAgagagaggaaaacaaaactagaggctATTCATCCAGAATAGAGGAAAAACAAAATCAGGTTCTAGAAGATAAACTGAAAGAAACCAAGAAGGacaatgaagaaaacaaaataagaagGTTAAGTGAAAAGGTGAAAGAGAGCCCCTTGTTGGAAGTAAAGGGACTTCCTGAAAATACAGAGAAAGAACCCCAAAAAGCTGTGAGGAAGACACAAGAATTTACTGAAAAATCAATAATCGATAAGGAAACTGAGgatgttcagaaaaaaaatgagatTGTAAAGGAAGTTAATGAGCCCATTAAGGAAGAGAAAATTGGAAACGGTGTCTCAGACACTATTTCAAAATGTAAGACaacagaggaggaagaggaggatgagtcGACCAGCATGTTTGATGAAGATCTGGAGAGAGTTTGTTGTAATGATCCAAGCATGACTGACCTCAACGTTAACAATTCTGAGGTCATAAAAACCAAAACGCTTATTCAGTTCTCAGAGGCcctaaaaaacaacacacacatcaaaGTGTTTTCTTTGGCTAACTGCCGAGCTGATGACCATGTGGCTTATGCTATTGCAGAGACCTTGCGCAATAACAAAAGCATCACTAGCATCAATTTGGATTCCAATCTTCTGACTAGCAAAGGCGTTATGGCCTTGATCCGTGCCCTCCAACACAACTCCACACTCACTGAGTTACGCTTCCACAACCAGCGACACATCATCGGAGGAAAGTCTGAGATGGAGATGACCAAAATCTTGAAAGAAAACACAACTCTTCTGAAATTGGGCTACCACTTTGAGTTAGCTGGCCCTCGTATGACCATGACCAATATTCTGAGTCGCAATATGGACCGTCAGCGGCAAAAGCGGCTGCAGGAACAGAAGCAGGCTCAAGCCCAAGGCACTGGAGACAAGAAAGACTCATTAGAAGTTCCAAAACCTGGCTTCGGTAAAAGCTCCCCGAGAGCTTCACCCAGGCCATCTCCCATTCCTTCTCCCATACCATCACCTGCCCCGTCACCCAAGTTGACTCACAAGAAAAGGCTCAGTGGGTTTGGTGGTGGACAACCACCTCCACCACCACCTGGAGGACCACCACCACCTGGAGGACCACCACCGCCTCCACCTCCAATGCTAGATGGAGATTTCCTGAAGAACTCCCTGACGCCCGTGTCACAAAGGAAGCTAGACAATAGAAGTGGTGGAAGAGGAGGAGCTCAAAACTCAAGAGACCAACTTCTGGCTTCCATTAGAGGCACCAATATCAGAAAGCTCAAAAAG GTTGCATTACCAAAGCTCTTGCAATAA